In Sphingomonas sp. LR60, the following are encoded in one genomic region:
- a CDS encoding glutathione S-transferase family protein, producing MKLYDAERAPSPRRVRIYLAEKAISVDRVPVDLAGGAHLHPDYLAINPRGTIPALRLDDGEVIGDSTAICRFFEALHPEPPLFGARPVEIARVTVWTRRVEAEGYAACVYALRNAAPRFADRAEPGIWPALPQLPDLAARGARMWEAFVATLDERLADNEWVAGDRYSYADITALVTVDFAAMARLALPDGVPHLRRWHAAATARPSSAA from the coding sequence ATGAAGCTTTACGACGCCGAGCGCGCGCCCAGCCCCCGGCGCGTGCGGATCTATCTGGCGGAAAAGGCGATCTCCGTCGATCGTGTGCCAGTCGACCTGGCGGGCGGGGCGCATCTGCATCCCGATTATCTCGCGATCAATCCGCGCGGGACCATCCCCGCGCTACGGCTGGACGATGGCGAGGTGATCGGCGACTCGACCGCGATCTGCCGATTCTTCGAGGCGCTGCACCCCGAACCGCCGCTGTTTGGCGCGCGCCCGGTCGAGATCGCGCGCGTCACTGTCTGGACCCGACGCGTCGAGGCCGAGGGCTATGCCGCCTGCGTCTATGCGCTGCGCAATGCCGCGCCGCGGTTCGCGGATCGTGCGGAGCCGGGCATCTGGCCGGCGCTGCCGCAGCTCCCCGACCTCGCGGCGCGCGGCGCGCGGATGTGGGAGGCATTCGTTGCCACGCTCGACGAGCGGCTCGCCGACAATGAATGGGTGGCGGGCGACCGCTACTCCTATGCCGATATCACCGCGCTGGTGACGGTCGATTTCGCCGCAATGGCGCGGCTGGCGCTGCCCGATGGCGTGCCGCACCTGCGCCGCTGGCACGCCGCCGCCACCGCCCGCCCGAGTTCCGCCGCATGA
- a CDS encoding GNAT family N-acetyltransferase, protein MIQMVPIDTIADDAVEQLLDRAFGRDRHSRTAYRLREGTQAITGLSFALVEDDALLGSIQCWPVQVDGDDGSVWPLVLVGPVAIVPERQQEGLGRRLMEAALAAAEGSPPLTLIGDPEYYGRFFGFDAAPTALWRLPGPVERRRLLARGANVPALPGVLGPRRHALA, encoded by the coding sequence GTGATCCAGATGGTGCCGATCGACACGATCGCCGACGATGCGGTGGAGCAGCTGCTCGACCGGGCGTTCGGCCGCGACCGGCATAGCCGCACCGCCTATCGCCTCCGTGAAGGGACACAGGCGATTACCGGGCTGAGCTTCGCGCTGGTCGAGGACGATGCGCTGCTCGGCTCGATCCAATGCTGGCCGGTGCAGGTCGATGGCGACGACGGGTCGGTCTGGCCGCTGGTGCTGGTCGGTCCGGTCGCGATCGTCCCCGAGCGGCAGCAGGAGGGGCTCGGCCGGCGGCTGATGGAGGCGGCGCTCGCCGCGGCGGAAGGCAGCCCGCCGCTGACGCTGATCGGCGATCCGGAATATTACGGCCGCTTCTTCGGCTTCGACGCCGCGCCCACCGCCCTGTGGCGGCTACCCGGCCCGGTCGAGCGGCGCCGACTGCTCGCACGCGGCGCGAACGTGCCTGCTCTGCCCGGAGTGCTCGGGCCTCGGCGCCACGCGCTCGCCTGA
- a CDS encoding DUF1285 domain-containing protein → MPMAPPPDFDTLTVADIARLADSNRLPPVERWNPTHCGDSEMRIARDGSWYHQGAPITRPAMVRAFSRILRREPDGGYVLVTPVEKLDIAVEDAPFVAVEMKAEGSDRDATLAFRLNTGELVTASAANPLRFEERADGVHPYVHVRGGLEALIARPVYYELAERALAGDDAAPGVWSAGTFFALQS, encoded by the coding sequence ATGCCGATGGCGCCGCCTCCCGACTTCGATACGCTGACCGTCGCCGACATCGCGCGGCTTGCCGACAGCAATCGGCTGCCGCCGGTCGAGCGCTGGAACCCGACGCATTGCGGTGACAGCGAGATGCGGATCGCACGCGACGGCAGCTGGTATCATCAGGGCGCGCCGATCACTCGGCCGGCGATGGTGCGCGCGTTCAGCCGCATCCTGCGCCGCGAACCCGACGGCGGCTATGTGCTGGTCACGCCGGTCGAGAAACTCGACATCGCGGTCGAGGATGCGCCGTTCGTCGCGGTGGAAATGAAGGCCGAGGGTAGCGACCGCGACGCGACGCTCGCGTTCCGGCTCAACACCGGCGAATTGGTGACCGCCTCCGCCGCAAACCCGCTGCGATTCGAAGAGCGCGCCGACGGGGTCCATCCCTATGTCCATGTCCGCGGCGGGCTGGAGGCGCTGATCGCGCGGCCGGTCTATTACGAACTCGCCGAGCGCGCATTGGCCGGCGACGACGCGGCTCCCGGTGTGTGGAGCGCCGGCACCTTCTTCGCGCTGCAATCGTGA
- a CDS encoding CoA pyrophosphatase: MTLAERLAAALADDAAPVLAGDDHDHSADAVLTPAAVLVAITDRPAPGVLLTQRTETLRRHAGQVAFPGGRLDPGEDAVTAALREAEEEIALPRQEVSVIGTSDSYRTGTGFTITPVIGVVPPDLPLVASEAEVAAVFEVPLAFLLDPTNQRAAMAIYQGRERRYVEMMWNDRRIWGATAGMIVNLSKRLRWRA; this comes from the coding sequence GTGACGCTTGCCGAGCGGCTCGCCGCCGCACTGGCCGACGATGCGGCACCCGTGCTGGCGGGCGACGATCACGACCATTCCGCCGATGCGGTGCTGACGCCCGCCGCGGTGCTGGTCGCGATCACCGACCGCCCCGCCCCCGGCGTGCTCCTCACCCAGCGTACCGAAACCTTGCGCCGCCACGCCGGACAGGTCGCCTTCCCCGGCGGCCGCCTCGATCCCGGTGAGGATGCGGTCACCGCCGCGTTGCGCGAAGCCGAGGAGGAGATCGCGCTGCCCCGCCAGGAGGTCAGCGTGATCGGCACCTCCGATTCGTATCGCACCGGCACCGGCTTCACGATCACGCCGGTTATCGGCGTCGTGCCTCCCGACCTGCCGCTGGTGGCGAGCGAAGCGGAGGTCGCGGCGGTGTTCGAGGTGCCGCTCGCCTTCCTGCTCGACCCCACCAATCAGCGTGCTGCGATGGCGATCTATCAGGGGCGCGAGCGCCGCTATGTGGAGATGATGTGGAACGATCGGCGGATCTGGGGCGCGACGGCGGGGATGATCGTCAACCTCTCGAAGCGACTACGATGGCGGGCATGA